A genomic stretch from Thermomonospora umbrina includes:
- a CDS encoding sigma-70 family RNA polymerase sigma factor: MRGLTLEASSPAISWPTPLVGTVPRRRTGRPAARTADEDEIKDLVLRARDGEADAFGALYDLYVELVYRYVYYRVGAHPLAEDLTSDTFLRALRRIGDFSWQGKDFGAWLVTIARNLVADHFKSSRFRLEICTPDLLEPDRPGPDRTAEDPERRVLEAMTNRALLSAIQRLGSEQQECVTLRFLHGLSVAETALVMGKKTGAIKALQYRAVRSLARMLPQDLRG; this comes from the coding sequence ATGCGCGGCCTGACCCTCGAAGCATCGTCCCCCGCGATCTCCTGGCCGACCCCGCTCGTCGGCACGGTGCCGCGCCGTCGAACCGGCCGCCCGGCCGCCAGGACGGCGGACGAGGACGAGATCAAGGACCTGGTGCTGCGGGCCCGCGACGGCGAGGCCGACGCGTTCGGCGCCCTCTACGACCTGTACGTGGAGTTGGTCTACCGGTACGTCTACTACCGGGTCGGCGCCCACCCGCTGGCCGAGGACCTGACCAGCGACACGTTCCTGCGGGCGCTGCGCCGGATCGGCGACTTCAGTTGGCAGGGCAAGGACTTCGGCGCCTGGCTGGTGACGATCGCCCGCAACCTGGTGGCCGACCACTTCAAGTCCAGCCGGTTCCGCCTGGAGATCTGCACACCCGACCTGCTGGAGCCCGATCGTCCGGGCCCGGACCGCACCGCCGAGGACCCCGAGCGGCGGGTGCTGGAGGCGATGACCAACCGGGCCCTGCTGAGCGCGATCCAGCGGCTCGGCTCCGAGCAGCAGGAGTGCGTGACGCTGCGGTTCCTGCACGGGCTGTCGGTGGCCGAGACGGCGCTGGTGATGGGCAAGAAGACCGGCGCCATCAAGGCCCTGCAGTACCGGGCGGTGCGGTCGCTGGCCCGCATGCTCCCCCAGGACCTGCGCGGCTGA